The following coding sequences lie in one Cryptococcus neoformans var. neoformans B-3501A chromosome 2, whole genome shotgun sequence genomic window:
- a CDS encoding hypothetical protein (HMMPfam hit to GDA1_CD39, GDA1/CD39 (nucleoside phosphatase) family, score: 235.7, E(): 8.1e-68) — protein sequence MPAHSFAPSTDTTAFPSSIETSSTSGSLPFPLLSSLRHRPSGRIPKTAASRKSPTTSAMFSTRKYTPLPTSANGPARKRAGAGVTTWKRWALLVTIGVAVIFLVFNRASGGSDEQQIYNEDNTYTPSLDEDVVGGGDPIDYSSPPFRPEDSDVAQPLDHEGDGGDEGMDGSLDTLPVGDGGDNDDNTSNPHDPTSSEAQDASEAEADFSESASEVESPFPGSFEQDPDPASTTACTEPVSSDKPLVQYALTIDAGSTGSRIHVYKFNNCGPSPQLEYETFMAVKPGLSAYARDPTAAAASLDPLLEEAYRVVPESLRKCTPVEVKATAGLRLLGQQESVAILDEVRNRLETNWDFTVGVYAWITANYLLNKIGEGAESDDTLAVMDLGGASTQIVFEPKFAADSEQALAEGEHKYELTFGGKDFTLYQHSYLGYGLMRARRSVHNLVAFTWSFGQGEVEWENLSEEVEVPNPCLSKGSTRRVALDPPGRQTVNVTMHGGNGNFEACNRVVELVMAKDAICEVKPCSFNGVYQPSLLDTFPRGQLLALSYFTDRIKPLLPSSSTTSTLSISELTSMAKDVCAGPEVWAERWGSDAAAMEELAGRPEYCLDLTFMNALLGLGYELSPERELMVEKQLRGVELGWALGAGLALVEKAELTCTA from the exons ATGCCTGCACACTCCTTCGCTCCTTCCACCGATACTACtgctttcccttcctccatcgagacatcatccacatcaggctctctaccttttcctctcttgTCGTCGCTGAGACACCGGCCGTCAGGTAGGATCCCGAAAACAGCAGCTTCACGAAAATCTCCCACCACGAGCGCCATGTTCTCTACGCGCAAGTACACGCCTTTACCCACGAGTGCCAACGGCCCTGCAAGGAAACGCGCCGGTGCCGGTGTGACGACATGGAAGCGATGGGCTTTACTCGTCACGATCGGCGTGGCCGTGATCTTCTTGGTATTTAACCGCGCTAGTGGCGGATCTGACGAACAGCAGATCTACAATGAAGACA ACACCTACACACCCTCGCTGGACGAGGATGTCGTGGGAGGGGGCGACCCGATTGACTACAgctctcctcccttccgTCCTGAAGACTCTGATGTGGCTCAGCCATTGGACCATGAAGGCGACGGCGGAGATGAGGGCATGGACGGTAGCCTCGACACGCTTCCCGTTGGCGACGGCGGCGACAACGACGACAACACTTCCAACCCGCATGACCCTACTTCCAGCGAAGCGCAGGATGCTTCTGAAGCCGAGGCCGACTTTTCCGAGTCCGCGTCCGAGGTGGAGTCTCCTTTCCCTGGATCGTTTGAGCAAGACCCCGACCCGGCTTCGACCACGGCCTGTACCGAGCCCGTGTCGTCTGACAAGCCTCTTGTGCAGTACGCGCTCACGATCGACGCTGGTTCCACCGGTTCAAGGATCCATGTGTACAAATTCAACAACTGCGGACCTTCGCCCCAGCTCGAGTACGAGACGTTTATGGCCGTCAAGCCGGGACTTTCGGCCTATGCCCGTGACCCGactgctgccgctgctTCGCTTGACCCCTTGCTCGAGGAGGCTTACAGGGTCGTTCCCGAGAGCTTGCGAAAGTGTACACCGGTCGAGGTCAAGGCGACGGCCGGTCTGAGGTTGCTCGGCCAGCAGGAAAGTGTGGCGATCCTGGATGAGGTCAGGAACAGGCTGGAGACCAACTGGGACTTTACGGTCG GTGTCTACGCGTGGATCACTGCCAACTATCTGCTCAACAAGATTGGTGAAGGCGCGGAATCTGACGACACGCTTGCCGTCATGGACCTCGGCGGTGCATCCACCCAAATCGTCTTTGAGCCCAAGTTTGCGGCGGACTCTGAGCAGGCGCTGGCCGAGGGCGAGCACAAGTACGAACTGACCTTTGGCGGCAAGGACTTTACGCTCTACCAGCACTCTTACCTCGGCTATGGTCTCATGCGCGCGAGGCGTAGTGTGCACAATCTCGTCGCGTTCACGTGGAGCTTTGGGCAGGGTGAAGTCGAGTGGGAGAACTTGAGCGAGGAGGTAGAGGTGCCGAACCCTTGTTTGTCAAAAGGGTCCACGCGGAGAGTCGCGCTTGATCCCCCTGGGCGGCAGACGGTGAACGTTACGATGCACGGTGGGAACGGGAATTTTGAGGCGTGCAACAGGGTCGTCGAGTTGGTCATGGCCAAGGACGC TATTTGTGAAGTCAAGCCTTGCTCTTTCAACGGTGTCTACCAACCGTCGCTTCTCGATACATTCCCCCGTGGGCAACTGCTCGCCCTTTCCTACTTTACGGACCGCATCaagcctcttctcccttcttcttcgacgaCCTCGaccctctccatctctgaGCTGACGTCCATGGCCAAGGACGTGTGCGCCGGTCCTGAAGTCTGGGCCGAGCGATGGGGCAGCGACGCGGCGGCGATGGAAGAGCTTGCCGGCAGGCCCGAGTACTGCCTCGATTTGACGTTTATGAACGCCTTGCTCGGTCTCGGCTACGAGCTTTCGCCCGAGAGGGAgttgatggtggagaagcAGTTGAGGGGCGTAGAGCTTGGCTGGGCGCTGGGTGCGGGTCTGGCGTTGGTGGAGAAGGCAGAGTTGACGTGTACTGCGTAA
- a CDS encoding hypothetical protein (Match to ESTs gb|CF190545.1|CF190545, gb|CF186937.1|CF186937, gb|CF186938.1|CF186938; HMMPfam hit to LCM, Leucine carboxyl methyltransferase, score: 188.5, E(): 1.3e-53), translated as MTQCGDRRLFALNYHGAIQTPPPTDPNAAPAHRPAPRPALGRCRPPHRRRRRLRPPVRPPLSLPVALTTRSSAAQVGYLQDPFASLLYRPPMPQPGAFAPQAVGRARKPPLINVGTHHRTWGIDRLVDRFLQRGGKQVVSLGAGSDTRFWRLMSRATPPDLARYVEIDFPHLTSPKAQRIARHRKLYQYLGPSSTAMPPPGHPYTVSKGGTQLSSPLYTLLPLDLRPSPSEPASSISAILSHHVLPQLDPRLPTLFLAECLFPYMSPEDSREIIKWFGETFCSCMGVVYEMVGLDDSFGNVMKRNLAVRNLSIPGSIFSTPESQAGRFTSPMLQGGKFDSAGAKTLWQIREEDVGPEELQRISKLEILDEIEELRLVLEHYVIAWGTKGECMSSISL; from the exons ATGACGCAATGCGGAGATCGCCGCCTCTTTGCCCTTAATTATCACGGCGCGATCCAGACACCTCCCCCCACTGACCCAAATGCTGCCCCCGCGCACAGACCCGCCCCCCGCCCAGCACTCGGACGATGCCGTCCGCCTCACCGACGACGACGCCGCCTCCGCCCGCCTGTGCGTCCCCCCCTGTCACTGCCCGTCGCGCTGACCACACGCAGCTCGGCAGCACAGGTCGGCTACCTCCAAGACCCCTTTGCGTCGCTGCTCTACAGGCCGCCGATGCCCCAGCCGGGCGCATTCGCTCCGCAGGCCGTGGGCAGGGCGCGCAAGCCGCCCCTGATCAATGTCGGCACACACCACCGCACATGGGGCATCGACCGCCTCGTCGACCGCTTCCTGCAGCGCGGCGGGAAGCAGGTCGTCAGTCTCGGTGCCGGGAGCGACACGCGGTTCTGGAGACTCATG TCTCGCGCGACGCCGCCGGATCTAGCGAGATACGTAGAGATTGATTTCCCGCACCTCACGTCGCCTAAAGCACAACGTATCGCCCGGCACCGCAAACTGTACCAGTACCTCGGCCCCTCTTCAACTGCCATGCCGCCGCCCGGACACCCGTACACGGTCTCCAAAGGCGGCACACAACTCTCTTCCCCCCTCTATACCCTCCTCCCGCTCGACCTCCGCCCCTCGCCCTCCGAACCAGCCTCTTCCATATCCGCCATCCTCTCGCACCATGTCCTCCCCCAACTCGATCCCCGTCTCCCcacccttttcctcgcAGAGTGTCTTTTCCCATACATGTCCCCCGAGGACTCGCGGGAGATTATAAAGTGGTTTGGGGAGACGTTTTGTAGTTGTATGGGTGTCGTTTATGAAATGGTCGGCCTCGATGATAGTTTTGGAAACGTCATGAAGAGAAATCTAGCC GTGCGCAACCTGTCCATCCCGGGGTCCATATTCTCAACGCCGGAATCGCAAGCTGGCAGGTTCACTTCGCCCATGCTGCAGGGCGGCAAGTTTGATAGCGCAGGTGCGAAAACCCTATGGCAGATtagagaggaagacgtcGGTCCCGAGGAACTCCAGCG GATATCAAAGCTGGAGATTCTcgatgagattgaagagctGCGGCTGGTCCTTGAACATTACGTGATCGCCTGGGGCACAAAGGGCGAATGTATGAGTTCCATATCTCTGTAA